The genome window ATGCGTTGGGCGAAGGAGCGTGGCTGTCGGGTCTATGACATGCGGGGTGTGTCCCCTGAGGTTGACGGCGAACCCGTCGTGGAGCGTCTTGCTGGCCTGAATCGGTTCAAGAGAGGTTTCGCCGCCGAGTACGTCGAATACATCGGCGACTGGAACTTGGTGCTCTCACCGCTGTGGCATGCACTTTTCGAGCGCGCCGTTCCCTTCGCCAAGCGCATCCTGAAGCGGTCTCAGAAGCAGTCGGCGGACTGACGCGGAGTCGCGAGCGGAGCCCGGAGGCCAGCCATGGAGGAAAACAGGACGCTCGGAGAGCTCCTGCGGGAGTTCGTGGCGGTGCTGGGGGAATACCTCAAGCAGAATGCCGCCGACGCCGTGGACCGCGCGCTCTCCGAACCGCTGAAGAAGGCGGCGCGCCGAGTGGTGTTTCTCGGGCTCGCACTGGGGTTTGCCTTCGCGGCAGCCCTGATGCTGGCCCTTGCGCTCTTCCACCTGATGGTGGAGCTCTTCGGCGTTCCGAGCGCGGCCTATGCCGTCTCCTTCGTTCTTTGTGTGCTGGTCGGGGTGCTTTGTGCCCGCGCTGTTGGTAGCGAGAAGAGGAAGCGTGATGGAAAGCGATCAGCGGGTGACAGTTGAGGACCTGAGCAGCCGCTGGGCAGCGATCAAGCAGAAGCTGACTGATGAGATCAGGCCTGATGTCCTGCGCAAGGCCCTCTGCAGGCCGTGGTTCGCGGCCGCCCTGGGCATTGCGGTCGGGACCGGTGTCGGATACCTTCTCGCGCGTCGCTCCGTGCCCTCTCCGCAAGGGGCGCCGGAGCGCCTGCCGGCAAAACCCGATCGTCCGGAGCAATTCCCGAACAGTCCGAGGCTGGTGGACCGTGTCGCCGTATCAGTCCTCGAACTGAGCACCCGGGCTCTGCTGGCCCGCATGCCCCCTGATCCGGGTGCGAAGCTGACCAAAAAGTGTCACTGAAACACGCGAACCAACACAGCCCGCCTGAGTCCGCTGGACCGGCGGGTCTTGCTTCACCATTGGAGAGTCGCCCATGCGAGAGATCATCGAGGATGTCCTGAAGCTCGCCAAATCACTGGGAGCGGAGTTCGCGGACCTTCGCGTCACCGAAGGCACCGGCACCAGCATTTCGGTTCAGGACGGCATCGCCGACCGTGTGAACACCGGCCATGCCTCCGGCGCCGGGGTGCGCGTACTCGTCGATGGCGCCTGGGGTTTTGCGCCCACTAACAACGCCACTGCGGAAGAGATGAAGCGCTGTGTCCGGGATGCAGTCAGCATGGCGAAAGCCGCAAGCGCCGACGTCTCCGACCCGGGCATGGTCTGCGACATCGAGCCCATCGAAGACCACGTCGAAGCCGAGTTCGAGGTGGATCCGCGTGATATCCCGCTAAGCCAACGAGTGCAGACCGTTTATGAACTGGAGCGCGCTGCCCGTGAGACTGACCGCCGCATTGTGAACACGATAGCCAGCTACCGCGACTCTGCCGGGACCAGCATCATCGCCAACACGGCGGGAACATACATTACCGGCACCGCCGTGCGCTGTGGGCTGAACATTCACGTCACTGCTTTGGACGGGGATGTGCGCCAGTCCGCCTCGAAGCACCAGTCCAACTCCCTGGGCTATGAGATGATCCAGGCCATCGATCCGCAGACCTTCGCCGTCGCCACCGCCCAGAAGGCCTTGGCGCTCCTGTCGGCCAAACGCGCACCCGCAGGCAAGTTCGATGTCATCATCGACCCGCTCATCTGCGGCCTGCTTGTCCACGAGGCCTTTGGGCACAACTGCGAGGCCGACGCAGTCTGGTCCGGCAACTCAATCCTGCGCGGCAAGGAAGGACAGCAGGTCGCGGCGCGAGGCGTGAGCATCTACGACGACCCTACGCTACCGAAGCTCAATGGCTCCTTCTCGTATGATCACGAGGGCACTCCTGCGAAGCGCCACGTGCTCGTCGAGGACGGCATCCTGCAGGGCTACATGCACAGCCTGGAGACCGCAGCACGCTTCGGTGTCCGGCCTGAGGGCAGTTGTCGTTGCCAGGGCCACAACTACGGCCCTATTGTGCGCATGAGCAACACCCTCATCGCCGCGGGTGACTGTTCCTTCGAGGACATGCTCGCCGACACCAAGTCGGGTCTTTACCTCGCGGGGGGCCACTGGGGATACGTCTTCACAGCGCGCGGCCAGTTCACCTGCAACGTCGAGAACGCCTGGGCCATCGAGAACGGCAAGCTCGGCCAGCATTACCGCAATGTCTGTATTTCCGGGCTAACCCTCGAAACCCTTTCCAAGGTCACCGCCGTGGGCGATGATGTGCGATTCGAGCTGGGAGGCACTTGCGGGAAGAACGGACAGGGCGTGCCTGTGGATTCAGGCGGACCGCATCTGAGAATAAGCGACGTCGTCGTGGGCGGTCAGGAGTAGCAACGGCCGGGCAATTGCTCCCGGCGAACCAGGAGGAGTCACATGCCGGACTTACTTGATATCGCCCAACTGGCTGTCCAGGCCGCCATGCAAAACGGCGCGGAGTTCGCCGATGCATCTGTGGGTTCGGGCATCAGCGTGGGTGTGGACCTCGAGAACTCCAGTCTCAAGGAGTGCGAGGTCGTGCGTGACTACGGAATCGGCGTCCGCGCCTTCTATCGTGGCGGAATGGGCACAGCAACCACCACCAGCCTCAGCGAGGAAGCGGCTCGAACCGTGGGCCGACAGGCGGCTGAGATGGCGAAAGCCACCCACGGCGACCCCGATTTCGTCTGCCTGCCCGACCCTCAGCCCTGGGAGGAAGTCCCCGGCCGATGGGACGATGCTGTTGCAGGCTTGCCGGTTGACGTTGTGGTCCAATGGTGCCGCGCGGGAATCGAAGAGGCTCGCGAGGTCGCGCCCGAAGTGGCCCTTGAAGGCGGTGCGGGCCTGGACTACGGCGAGAAGGCTATCGCCAGTTCCACCGGAGTCGCCTACAGCACCCGGGGCACCAGCGTCGATATCAACTTCTTCGCCGTGGTCCAGCGCGGGGACGATGTCGGTGCGTACTTCGAGTTCGACGCCGCGCGGCGGCTGGAAGACTTCAAGCCCGAGGGTGTCGCGCGCATCGCTACTGAGACCGCGCTGCGTTTCCTGGGATCCAGGCAGATCGCCAAGGCGCGCATGCCCCTTGTCCTCGGGCCAATGGCCGTCTCCGGGCTCATCGGAGCGGTCATCGGGGCCAGTAATGCCGAAAGCGTACAGCGCCGGCGCTCCTTCATGGTCAACCGCGCCGGGACGCGGATCGCCGCGCCCTGCCTCACTGTCCGCGAGGAGCCCTTTATTCCCGGCGGCCTGAGCTCTACAGGGATCGACGGCGAGGGCGTGCCGAAGAGAGCACGTGCCCTCATCGACAACGGCGTCCTCACCACCTACCTGCATAACTCTTACACGTCCAACAAGGCAGGCGTCGAAAACACCGCTCATGCGCGGCGCAGCGGCTCCTCAGCGGGAGTGGGCATCGGCCCGTCGAACCTGCACATCATGCCCGGCAGCCGCACCGAAAAGGAGCTCATCGCCGACATCGAGGACGGTCTTTACATCGACTACGGCGGCCTGCAGCCCGACAGCACTACCGGCGATATCTCCGCCACGGTGGACTTCGGCTTCAAGATTGAGAACGGGGAGATCGCCTACCCGGTGTCCACCACTATGGTGGGCACTGACGTTTTCGAGATGCTGGGCAACATTGACGCCGTCTCCAGCGACTACCGCGAAGAGCCGGGCAGCATCACTCCGAGCCTGCGCATCCGCGACATCATGATCATCGGCGGGGCCTGACGCCCACGCCTGCGCCCCGGAGGCCGAAGATGCCCGGCGCCGACAGCTACCCCGTGCTCAGCGGACCCGCGAACATCGCCGGTCTCGACCTGCGCAATCGCGTGGTCATGCCCCCGATGGCTTCAGCAATGGAGGTCGGTTCGCCCCAGTTTGAGTCGTGGTATGAGGCCCGCGCCGAAGGTGGCGTGGGCCTCATCATTATGGAGGCCCTCTGGGTAGAGCGTCTCGCGGACCCCGACTATGCCGACCGCCTCGCCGGCACCGTCGAGCGCATCCATCGTCACGGGATCCCCGTAGTGGTCCAGCTCTTCCAGCCTTCCCGGGCTGCTAACGGCGACCCCTTCGCCCCAAGCGCCACCCCCGATGCGAGGGCGGCCACCGAAGACGAACTCGCCGCAATGCCCGACACCTACGCCAAGGCCGCCGCAAGGTGCCAGGCAGTGGGCTTCGACGGAGTGGAACCCCACGGAGCACACGGTTTCTTCCTGAACCAGATGTTCAGCGCTCAGCAAAACCGGCGGAGCGATCGCTACGGGGGAAGCCTGGAGAACCGCATGCGGCTGGGGATCGAGATCGCGTCCGCAATCCGTGCGGAGGTGGGGAAGAGCTACCCCGTCTTCTGGCGCCACACTATGCAGCAGGCCGAAGGGTATTCCCTGGATGACAGCATCGACTTCCTGGGCGCCCTGCTGCAGGCCGGCGTCAACGTGCTGGACATCTCGCCCTCAACCACCGACCGCCCGCCCCAGAGCAGATTCAGTACCGCGGATGGATCCGTCGGTCCGGCCGAAGGATGCGATCTGGCTGACCCGATCCACTGCAATCTCGCGGCTCTGGCGCGCAAGACGCTGGGCGCTCCCGTCATCGCGGTGGGCGGAATGGAGGACCCCGCCCGTGCCGAAGCCGCCCTGGTCTCCGGCAAGTGCGATCTCTGCGCCGTGGGCAGACAGCTGATCGCCGATTCCGACTGGCCGCGCAAGGTGTTTGAAGGACGTGAGCGCGAGATCATCGCGTGCACCAAATGCGATGCCATGTGCTTCGGCAATCTTCGCAAAGGCATCCCCATCGGCTGCACTCAGAACCCGCGCTCGGGCCGCGAATACCTCCAGCGGCGCTGACTAACCGGGCGTCACGGTCCAGGCTGCGCCGGGCTCACCTGCTGTCGTTGGCCGCCAACTCGTATTTCTGCCACGCTGCTACCCGTCGCAGGTGACCCGCGCGCTCCCCATGCCCATTCAGCGCGATGCAGTCTGCGATCAGGTTCAGCGTCTCCGGCCTCGGCTCGTCCAGATACGCCAGCCGCGCCCAGCGTACGGCCTGCGGGTGTCCTGCCGCCAGCATCACTTTTGCGCGACAGCTGTTTCCCTCGGCCAGCAGGCTCCGGCGATCCTCATCTCTGCAGCCATCCCGAACCCAGAGCAGCCCACTGTCCACAAGCAGCAAGGCGGCATCCAGGTTGTCTTCGCTTGCACGGGCCCCCGCCAGCGCCCAGGCCGCTCTCGCAGCCTCCGGCGCATCACCGCTCGCGGCAATTCGTCGCAACGCGTCCCTTGCTGCCGGGCAGAAACATCTGCCCAGAGATGCAATGAGCACCGCTTTCTGCCCAGTCTCAGCATTGCTGAACTCCCGCAGGAGTGCACGGGCGCCCCTGTCGCTGAGACCCGCGGCCAGGCCTGAAGCGAGTGATCGCACCCCGTCGTCACCGTCGAACAGTGCCCTCTCACACAGCGCGCTCCACCGTTCCGGCATCAGTCGGGCCAGCGCCCGCAAAGCAGCGGCCCGGATTGTCGGCGCGTCGGCGAGGAACGGCTCCAGCAGGAAGACGGCCTTCGGGTCTCCGCACAAGCCCATTGCCTCAATCGCGGCCAGCAGCAGCGGGATCCGCTTCGACCCCGAGTGCCACGCCGCGGCAGGGGCATCGTCGGCCAGCATCGACAGCAGCTCTCCGAGCGCCGTATATCCGGGGCCGCCACCGATGTTGCCCACTGCACGACACAGTTCCACCCGTGCCTTCGCATCCGTACCAGCGCCCAAGAGGGCATGACGCAGCATGTACTCCGCGCCGTCCAGCCCCGCCGCGGCACAGAGAGCAAGCAGGTATGGATCGTCGGTGTCGCCGCGCACCTGCGAGGCGACTGCCCGCAGTTCCTCGACACCGCAGCGGTCTGGCCGGAGCAAGCCGCTCACGGCGGCATGCCGGACCGCGGAGCAGAGCACGCTATCCCGAACGTTTCCCTCCAGGCCTTCCGCATAGCGCAGCAAGACCGACCGGTCCTCGCCACCTCGCCACATCAGCGCATCGGCAGCAAGCTGCCGCACCCTCGCGTCATGGTCGTTCAGCGCTTCCAAAAGCGCCTGCTGCGCTTCCGTTCCTTCCACCGGGGCCAGAGCGCGAACGCGCTTCAAACGGCCCTCGGTCGTCATCCAATTCGCTCTAAGGCCCCGGAGCCGGGCTGCCGCCTCCTGCGTCCCCATCGCTCCGAGTGCATCGATGAGCCGGCAGAGCGCATCCTCGTTCAGTCCCTGCGCAGACCCTGGCATTGGCGCGGTTCTCAGGGGTTCATCGGCGACCAGAAGCCCTCTCAGGGCCAGTTCCACCACGGGCGGGGCACTCGCGGCCAAGCCTCCCTGCTCCGTCCAAATGCAGGCCGCCAGCGCACGGGAGGCATCCAGCGTTCCTTCCGCCGCCAGCATCCGCACCGCCGCGTTGGCTTCGGCTGCATCTGCACTCCTGGCCAGCCTCGTGAGGACTGTCATACCGTCTCGCTGTCTTGCCACACACTCGGCGGCGCGCCACACCCCGTGCCCTTCGTCTGCCATGAATGTGCCCAGAACGAGCTCATCCGCCGCTGGGGAGTCTGCGGCCCAGGAGTGCTTTCGGATCAGTGCATCTCGCGCTGGGTTGCCCATCGCTATGCGGGCAGCCGCGCCAGGGTCGATCCGCCCCAGCCCGGCAATTGCTTCGCGCCGCACCCCCGGCGCCGCGTCATGACAGGCCGAAACCAACTGGCTCCGGGTCCCTGGCACTCGCGAGGCCAGCGCTGCTGCGAGCGCTCGAACGGCCGGGGCTGGATGCCGCAGTCCAGCGGTCGCGCTCGGCTGCTCCAGTCCCGCTGGGGCGGCCATCGCGCGAAGCATGCCCAGGGCGTTCCCTTCCGAAGGCTGCTCAGTCATCATACGCCCTGCAAGAGCCGCGGCAGTGTCCGCGTCGACGCACCAGATCAGGGCCTGCAGCGCAAGGGCGTGGTGGTCCTGATCGGGATCATCCAGAGCCGCGATCCCGAACTGAAGCCCCGATCCGGCCGGCATGAGCGGCAGGCATTTGAGGCATTCTCGGCGAAGCCTCGGATCTTTGTCGGCAGTCAGCCGGGCCATCAGAGCCAGGTATTCGGGGCTCGACAGTGTCGCACACGGTAGGATGAAAGGTTTGGCCAGCTCCATGCGCAGATCAGGGTCGGGCGTGCCGAGTTCACCCGCAAGTCGCGCAACCACGAACGTGCCGTACGATTCTGCACCGATCTGTGCAAGCGCCACTGCCGCTGCCTCGCGAGGTTGTCTCGCCCGGTCGCGCATAACCATGTCGGCCAGCGCGGGTCCGTGCTCCGCTCCGCCAAGATATCCCAGCAGTCGCGCAGCACGGGCACGGACGTCATACTTTCCCGCGTGAAGTTCTCCAGCCGCTCTCGCCGCCGGCCGATCATCGGCGCGAGCCGAGATGACCAGACACGCGAGGGCCACGGCCCAGCAGACCGTGGCCCTTATGCATGTGCGCTGTTGGGTGCGGATCATCCAAGCCCCCCGGAACGCTTCTATCGGGTCCACTCGCGCCAGAGCAGGTTGTAGTACTTTAGCAGCCGCTCGGGCTCACAGCTTTCGGGCATCTCGATGTTGCAGAAACCCGTGAAGCCCGACTCCCGCAGGATCCGGATCATCTCCCGGTAAGGGTAGTCCTCATACAGATCGTGAATATGGCACTCGCGGACCTTCGCCACCAGCGGCCGCAGGTATGTTTCCACGGACTTGTTCACGATGTCTGACTGGTTGCAGTTCCAGCAGACACCCACCAGCGGATGGTCGCACACGTCCATGATGGTCTTGATGTGCGGCGGGTGACAAGTGCCCCGGCCGTGAACTTCCAGCCAGATCTCCACCCCGTATTCTTCAGCGAACTGGCCGCACTCCTTGAGCGCCATCCCGATCTGTTCCAGCGTCTCCTGCTCGCTCTTGCCTTCGGGGAAACCATTGGGTCTTACCTTGACCCCCACTGCCCCCGTGTCCTTTGCGAGTTTCACCCACTCCTTCGTCTCGTCGATTTGCCGCCGGAGTTCATCCGGATCGGCCGTGTGATACTCGCAGGTCGTTCCGAAGCCGAAGAGCACCACGCCGCTCTCCTGGAACTTGGTTTTCACTGCTGCCCGCTCATCCTGTGACAGAGATAGCTCCACCCCGTGGGCGTGGGTCGTCCGCAGTTCGCAGCCCTCGAACCCCGTCTTGCGGCACATGTCGATCAGCGTGTCAAGGTCCCAGTCCTTGGCGACCTGGTAAGTGACCATTCCCAGTCTCATCGGTGACCCTCCCTTGGCTCATCCATGCAGCTGTCTCATTCTTCGCCTCAGTCCGCGCGACCTGTCTCCGCCAAGATTCTTAGCATGTTCTCGTAGCAGGCATTGGTGAGCTCCTCCGGTGACATGCCCTTCGTAGCCTCGACGTGGGGGATCACTTCCATCATCAGCGGGCCCGCGTAGCCCACCTCGTCGAGTGCGTCCAGCACGGCCGGCCAGTTCGTCGTGCCCATTCCAGGCGGAAGATGCTCGTCGATGCTCCCCTCGCCATGATTGTCGTGCAGGTGTACGCTGCGCAGTTGCGGCCCCGACATGCGGATGCCCTCCGCTGGATCCCTGCCCATCTGCCACTCGTGCCCGGTGTCCAGCACGATCCCCAGCCCGTCCTCCCCGGCCAGATCAACAAAATCCAGCAGATCCTCGGGGTCGAAGATCGTGAAGTTCTCCACCAGCAGGCGTATTCCGAAATCCTGTGCCACGAATCTCAGGCGCATCACTGCATCGAGCCCTACCCGCAGTCGCTCCTCGGGGTCATTCTCGGCGGTTGACACCTGGTGAACCACGAAATGCGGGATTCCCAGCGCCGCGAGGCCCTCCAGGCAGCGACAGTGCACATCGAACGCCTCCGCGCGCTTTGCCGGGTCGGGGTCCGCCAGGTCCACCATCGCTGAAGGCGAGTGTGCCGACCACAGGACCAGCCCGAGACTGTCCGCGCAGGCCCGGATCCGCTCCAGTTCATCGTCCGGCGAATCGAGGAACGACGGCCTTGACTGGTCGCTGTACTCGACATGGGTGAACCCGGCCTGCGCGATAATCTCCAAACCCTTGTACACATCATTGCCCGGCGAGGACACACAGCTTGAGGCCGCAAGGGAAGACAGTCCCAGGCGCTTAGCCCAGCCGCCGCCGTCCCTGCCGCGGGCCCGGTTACTCTCCGATAATCCAGTCAATCTCCAGCTTCCCTCCATTCTCGGGTCCTGCAACTGTGGGATCCAGTCGGATCGCCGTGATTCTTTGCCCCTTCCACTTCGGATGCTCCGCCACGGGTATGGTGTACTCGTGCCATTCCCCGTCCGGCTGGATAGCGAAGTTCAGGTACTTGTCATCTGCATATCCGGGCTCCACATCCGTTGTCCAGAAGAATTGGGCGGTGGGTGCGCCGCCAGACAGCCTCATGCGCACCTTGATGGTGCTGTACAGGTCCGGCGCGATATTCAGGAAGCGCCGGCACATCAGCGGGTCGGCGCGGCCCAGGTCCAGCGAAAGGATGCCGCCTGTAACCTTCGGCGAACTCAGCGAGCCGAAGTTGCCCCAGCCCTCAAGCTCGCCATCCTTGTCGAATTGGAATGCGATCTTGTCTTCTACCACGGGTGGATCGGGATACTTGAACTGTGTCTCCAGCTTCAAGAGCCTGCCGCCACCGGGTTCCAGCGTCATTCTCACCGCGTTCCCATCCACATCGACGGTCTGCCCATCCGACGCAGGCACAAGCGAAACGCCGGTGACGTGGGGCTTGAACCGCGCCTCCACGTCCGCCGGCTCATCGTGGTTGCTGTTGGTGATCATCGCATACTGCGCACCCTGTGCATCTTGGAAAAGCCCGACCACCAGAGGGACATCCGTTTCGAATCGCACAATTGCGTCCGTTCCCAGCCTGGTGCAGCCCGCCGGAATCTGATCGCCCGTGTGGTAGACGCCAGTGGACGTAAGCCCCAGCAGCACCTTCCCCAGCCGCTGTATCTCGAAGTTCAGCTCGCGCACGATGGGGTACAGCCGCGCGGGATTTCCCTCGCTGTCAACGATCGCGACCTCCCCTTTTTCCAGCCACGATGGGTCGGTCCAGTAGGTGAACCACAAAATGCCTTTCATGCCATACGCCAGGGATGTGTACACCTGCCATCGCATCTCGCCTGCCGTCGGGTCACGGTAGCTCAGGTGGGGCAGGGCCAGGATGATGTTCCACGGGGGCACTCCGTACTGCAGGGCGGCATCCCGGATCAACCGCAGATTCTCGAAGTAATCCACGCGATCCTTGCCGTTTTTCAGGAGGCAGTAGTGGTCGTAACTCAGCACCCTCGCTCGGGTGATGCTGAGGAACTTGTCCAGATGATCCGCGTATGTCGGCGTCCCCAGTTGATCCACCGAGGCGTAGGTGGGGAAGAGGTTGATGTACGGCAGGTGTGCGGGGTCCAGTGCCTCCAGTTCGCGGCTGATGAGCCCCAGCGCCTCGAATTGCTGGTAGTTCGGCTCGTCCATGATATAGTAGCCATATAGGGCCGGATGGTCCCGGTAGTCCGCCACCACCGCCGCGAGGGTTTCCTTCCACTTCGCGCTTGCGGTCATCTGCCAGTCAATGCGCGGGTCCACCACCAGCGCCTTCAGGCCGACCTGCGCGCACAGGTCAAGCTGGGCTTTGTTCTGCTGGATCGAGTAGCCGCCCCTTGGCCCCGCGAACGTGAACCCACAGTCCTTGACCCTCTGCCAAGTCTCCAACCTGTTCTCGCTCGCAGGCGGGCCGAACCAGTAGCTGATCGGGAACTCCACGGGGGCCCAAGCCTGCTGGGCCAGCGCGGGAACTGCGAGCATGAATGGGAGCAGCCCTGCCTTGATCATAGTTGCCTCCTAAACGGGGACCGGAACTCGTGACGTGTTCAGGCCACAATGGACAGGAGACAGGTTCGCGTGGCCGGCTCTCGGCACCTTCGTGGGACGTACATTGGGTAAACTGCGCCTCGCGTGGTGCTCACTAGTGAAACCGCTGTTTCGAGACCCAGTGACACCCGCAACGTATCGAAGGGCTGACATCCGAGTTTGCGCTGGGACGAACTCGGGGCCTATACCCAATGCGCGTTGCATGCAGGCTGCGCTAACCCGGCTCGCACGCCACCCGAAAGCCGCAGGGGAAGAAGGGGATGCCCCAGGGGCGATCATACATGCGCAGCGCGGCGCGGATCGTGTCTGCCGGCGTATCCCATGCGCCGCCCCGGATCACCTTGCTGCGACCGGTCTCCGGGCCCCTCGGGTCATCCACGGGGGATCGACTGTAATAGTCTGGCGCGAACCAGTCCGCGCACCATTCCCAGACATTTCCCAGCATATCCTGGCAACCCCACGGGCTCGCACCATCGGGAAAACTGCCCACCGGAGTGGGGTTGCCGAACTGTCGGCCACAGTTGCAGCGGCGGCAATTCGCCCGCACCGTCTTGCGCCACGGGAAGACGCGCTGGAAACCTTGCGCGAAGTCGGACGGCCTCTTCTCGTCTGCGTACGGCGCGGCATCTCCCCACGGGTAGCGCCTGCCATCGTCACCCCGGGCTGCTCTTTCCCACTCGGCCTCGGTCGGCAGCCGGTAGGTCCGCCCGACCGCGAGGGAAAGCCACTCGCAGAAAGCATTGGCATCGTTCCAGGACACGTGACATGCAGGCAGGCGCTCATCGAAAGCGCCAAATCTCGCTGCGGGTAGACCGTCCGGCACATAGCCGCTCTCAGCGAGAAACGCGGCATACTGTCCCACCGTCACCGGGAATCGACCAATCAGGAAGGCTCCGAGACGCACCGTATGCGCCGGGCGTTCTCTGGCCTCGACGTGGTCCACACCGAGCCGGGCCGTGGCGCAATCGCGAACGGCGGACACCTCCGTGCCCATGGTAAACTCCCCGGCCGGAACCGCGATCAGTTCCAGCCCGTACTCCGCCATGGACGCCGCTCGACCGTACTCGTCGCCCGCCATGCTCAGCAGCGCCGATCACCGCCTGTCTGGTTTCTCACTCCGCACAGGCAGTATCGGCTCGGACAGGCACAGGCTGAAACATTCACCCCCGGCGCGGTCCGTCTGTGCCGCGCCGCTACTCAGTACACACCGACCTCGTGCAATGCCTCGACCATCGCCACGACATTCTCCGGCGGAACATCCGCCTGGATGTTGTGCACTGTGTTGAACACATACCCGCCGCCGGGCATGAGAGCCGACACGTTGCGCCGCACATCCTCTCGGACCTGGTCCGGGGTCCCGTTCGGGAGCACGCCCTGGGTGTCGACGCCGCCGCCCCAGAAACACAGGGCATCGCCGAAGTCACGTTTCAGCCCAGACGGCTCCATTCCTGTGGCCCGTACATGCACCGGGTTGAGGATATCCACGCCGATTTCGATGAAATCCGGGATTATCTCGCGCACATTGCCGCACGAGTGAAACAGCACTTTCGCGTGGGGTGCCGCGGCCTTCATTGTGGCGAGAAGCTCGCCAAGGCGCGGCTTGAACACTTCCCTGAACTTCGCCGGCGGCACAAGCTGCGAATCCTGGGTGCCATAGTCGTCGGCCTCCAGCATGACGTCAACCAGATCCCCAAGCTCACCCAGCGCCATGCTCCAGAAATCCAGCTTGATCTGCAGGATCTTGTCCAGCAACGCGCGGGTCACGTCTTCGTCGATCATCAGATCGCACAGGAAGTTCTCCATGCCTCGCACCCGGCATGCCACTTCACACAACCCCGCGCAGACGCTCTTCAGCACAACCGGATACCCTGCGGCACGGTATGCCTCAGCCTTCGCCCGGAGCCCCACGATGCGCGCCGGGTCGTCACCCTTGGGCCAGGAGTGCTCCTCGATCCGGCTGACCGACGCAGACATCCCGCCAATCGGGCTCTTCACAAGGCTGTAATACAGACCCTCATCCTTGGGCATTCGGTGAACGATGCCCCACTCGTCCAGGTACTCCCAGTAGTCGCCGACGTCGGCTACGGGAACGGTGATGGTGTTGCTGGTCACGGGGAACAGGCCCCGCACATCGATGCCCAGGCGCTCCACCACGTCCTCGTCCGGAAGCGCGATCTGCTGGACATCGTCCACGATGGTCGGCTCTACCGCGGGCAGTCCCAATTGCTTACGCAGGCCCTCATACGCCCGCACGGCGATGCCCGTTACATGAGTGCTACCCATGTCCAGCGGCACCCGGTCCGGCTCCCTGTGGTCCAGAGTGGTCAACAGTCTGTCTCGTGCAGTCATGCGCAGATCGCACCTCGCGTAAGTCGCCCGGATCTCCGGGCGGGAGCTGTCAGTACAGTTCCGCCACCGGCTGCAGGGCTTCGTAGTCGAAGACCACCGCCATCGCCTGATTCTGCGTCTCAAACCCGGCTTCCTCCGCAGCCGCAACCGGGTTCAGCCCCGCCGCAACCACGAAAGCCATTCGCCCCACGTCGATGTCCAGTTCCATCAGAGACTGGTTCTCCCCGGCCGCCGCGATCACTCCCCGCAGCCTCCATGCGGCCATTTCGTCAATCAGGCTGAGCACATGCTCGCGCGCCGCGGACGGGCATGTGCGCAGGCCCGCGCCCACTTTCCCCGAACCGGTAGCCACCGCCTCTCCCGCCGAGGTCGCACGGCCCTTGATGAAAACTTCCACCGGGTCCACGGATGTGCCGCCGTATCTTATGATCTCCGTGAACCGCGCCGGCTCGTGCCCGCTGATCTCCACCAGCCCCCCGAACTCCGAATTCACCGGGATCCCGTGGCTCAGCAGGATTCCGTTGATAGTCACACT of Armatimonadota bacterium contains these proteins:
- a CDS encoding formylglycine-generating enzyme family protein; translation: MAGDEYGRAASMAEYGLELIAVPAGEFTMGTEVSAVRDCATARLGVDHVEARERPAHTVRLGAFLIGRFPVTVGQYAAFLAESGYVPDGLPAARFGAFDERLPACHVSWNDANAFCEWLSLAVGRTYRLPTEAEWERAARGDDGRRYPWGDAAPYADEKRPSDFAQGFQRVFPWRKTVRANCRRCNCGRQFGNPTPVGSFPDGASPWGCQDMLGNVWEWCADWFAPDYYSRSPVDDPRGPETGRSKVIRGGAWDTPADTIRAALRMYDRPWGIPFFPCGFRVACEPG